A genomic region of Oryza glaberrima chromosome 1, OglaRS2, whole genome shotgun sequence contains the following coding sequences:
- the LOC127778081 gene encoding uncharacterized protein LOC127778081 isoform X2 yields the protein MKAKSLPFIASEHKRDAYGFAVRPQHLQRYREYANIYKEEEEERSERWKNFLDSQAEYDESSGEDQDAKVSPSAEDEEAGKKAEDGRSKLSDEQKVKQQRPHKIQIWSEIRPSLGHIGEMMSLRVKKKQSSADKENAANELQSANNEEIKPSEDSDDEFYDVEKVDPNQEGPVADSADADSGMNVDANQEGHYPWKEELECLVRDGLPMALRGELWQAFVGIGARRVKGYYESLLAADDERENSKGSDSPTMEGKPKGSPFSSEKWKGQIEKDLPRTFPGHPALDEDGRNALRRLLTAYARHNPSVGYCQAMNFFAGLLLLLMPEENAFWALTGIMDDYFDGYFSEEMIECQVDQLVLEELVREKFPKLVNHLDYLGVQVAWVTGPWFLSIFMNMLPWESVLRVWDVLLFDGNRVMLFRTALALMELYGPALVTTKDAGDAVTLLQSLAGSTFDSSQLVLTACMGYQAVDEARLQELRNKHRPSVISSMEQRAKGLRVWRDTNGLASKLYNFKRDPEPLVSLSTEQLSDLTETSSGSTDDMYSGLTVNTEIDSLPDPKDQVVWLKVELCQLLEERRSAVLRADELETALMEMVKQDNRRELSAKVEQLEQELSDLRQALLDKQEQEQAMLQVLMRVEQEQKVTEDARIFAEQDAAAQKYAAHVLQEKYEEAMASLAQMENRAVMAETMLEATLQYQSSQQKAQLPSPSPSPRTPTRDASPGQVNQDSSQEFQPRRISLLAPFSLGWRDKNKGKQNISDESTNGNLNSNTEQMVDTPKKDDEKQGDSPQEGEQRVDTPRRDSEHRLDTPETTIKLEEQLEEIKLD from the exons aTGAAGGCGAAGAGCCTCCCGTTCATCGCCTCGGAGCACAAGCG GGATGCATATGGATTCGCTGTGCGGCCACAACACTTGCAACGGTACAGAGAGTACGCAAACATCTACAAG gaggaggaagaggagagatcTGAGAGATGGAAGAATTTTCTGGATAGCCAAGCTGAGTACGATGAATCATCCGGAGAGGATCAGGATGCCAAGGTTTCACCATCCGCTGAGGATGAAGAAGCTGGCAAGAAAGCTGAGGATGGCAGGTCCAAATTGTCAGACGAACAGAAAGTGAAACAACAAAGACCACATAAGATTCAGATATGGTCGGAAATAAGGCCCTCCTTAGGCCACATTGGGGAGATGATGAGCTTGCGTGTCAAGAAGAAGCAATCTTCTGCAGATAAGGAGAATGCAGCGAATGAACTCCAATCTGCAAATAATGAAGAAATCAAACCCTCAGAGGACTCCGATGATGAGTTCTATGATGTAGAGAAAGTTGATCCCAACCAAGAAGGGCCTGTAGCTGATAGTGCTGATGCTGATTCAGGCATGAATGTTGATGCGAATCAAGAAGGGCATTATCCTTGGAAGGAAGAATTGGAATGCCTAGTCCGTGATGGGTTGCCAATGGCTCTGAGAGGAGAG CTATGGCAAGCTTTTGTTGGTATCGGAGCTCGTCGGGTGAAAGGCTACTACGAGTCTCTCCTTGCAGCTGATGATGAAAGAGAGAACAGCAAAGGTTCTGATTCTCCAACTATGGAAGGGAAACCAAAAGGATCGCCATTTTCTTCTGAAAAGTGGAAAGGGCAAATAGAGAAG GATTTGCCTAGAACGTTCCCAGGTCATCCCGCACTAGATGAGGATGGCAGAAATGCTTTAAGACGCTTGCTCACAGCTTATGCGAGACATAACCCATCAGTTGGTTACTGTCAG GCAATGAATTTCTTTGCTGGTCTGTTACTTCTCCTAATGCCAGAGGAGAATGCATTTTG GGCATTGACAGGCATTATGGATGATTATTTTGATGGCTACTTTTCTGAAGAAATGATAGAATGTCAG GTTGATCAGCTTGTTTTAGAGGAGTTAGTCCGGGAGAAATTTCCAAAACTAG TAAATCACCTGGATTACCTCGGCGTTCAAGTTGCATGGGTTACTGGACCATGGTTTCTATCTATATTCATGAACATGCTACCATGGGAAAGTG TCCTTCGAGTTTGGGATGTGCTTCTGTTTGATGGAAATCGCGTGATGCTCTTTCGAACAGCTCTTGCCCTAATGGAGTTGTATG GTCCTGCGCTTGTGACAACAAAGGATGCTGGGGATGCTGTGACCCTTTTACAGTCTTTGGCTGGTTCTACTTTTGACAGCAGCCAACTTGTTTTAACTGCATGCATGGGTTATCAAGCTGTAGACGAAGCAAGGCTGCAAGAACTGCGAAATAAACACCGGCCATCTGTTATATCTTCAATGGAACAGAGAGCAAAAGGTCTTCGTGTTTGGAGGGACACCAATGGCCTTGCGTCAAAGCTCTATAATTTCAAGCGTGACCCTGAACCATTGGTGTCTTTATCAACAGAACAATTAAGTGACTTGACAGAAACTAGTTCTGGAAGTACAGATGACATGTATAGTGGCCTGACTGTCAACACTGAGATTGATTCTTTGCCTGATCCAAAAGACCAG GTGGTCTGGCTGAAGGTTGAGTTATGTCAACTGCTGGAGGAGAGAAGATCAGCTGTTCTGAG GGCTGATGAATTAGAGACAGCGCTGATGGAGATGGTTAAGCAGGATAATAGGCGGGAATTAAGCGCAAAG GTCGAGCAATTGGAACAGGAGTTATCTGATCTAAGGCAAGCTCTATTAGACAAGCAGGAACAGGAGCAAGCAATGCTTCAG GTCCTGATGCGTGTAGAGCAAGAACAGAAAGTCACTGAGGATGCGCGCATATTCGCTGAGCAAGATGCTGCTGCTCAGAAATATGCTGCACATGTGCTCCAG GAAAAGTATGAGGAAGCTATGGCTTCACTAGCACAAATGGAGAACAGAGCAGTCATGGCAGAAACTATGCTGGAAGCAACACTGCAGTATCAATCAAGCCAGCAAAAGGCACAATTGCCATCCCCTTCACCTTCTCCAAG gacACCAACAAGGGATGCATCACCTGGCCAAGTGAACCAAGATTCATCACAGGAGTTTCAACCTAGAAGAATAAGTTTGCTTGCTCCGTTTTCCCTTGGCTGGCGTGACAAGAACAAG GGCAAACAGAATATCTCCGACGAGTCAACAAACGGCAATCTTAATAGCAATACTGAGCAAATGGTTGACACACCCAAGAAGGATGATGAAAAGCAAGGAGACTCTCCACAGGAGGGTGAACAAAGAGTGGATACACCCAGAAGAGATAGTGAGCACAGATTAGACACGCCGGAGACCACAATAAAGTTGGAAGAACAGTTGGAAGAAATAAAGTTGGATTGA
- the LOC127778081 gene encoding uncharacterized protein LOC127778081 isoform X1, translated as MKAKSLPFIASEHKRDAYGFAVRPQHLQRYREYANIYKEEEEERSERWKNFLDSQAEYDESSGEDQDAKVSPSAEDEEAGKKAEDGRSKLSDEQKVKQQRPHKIQIWSEIRPSLGHIGEMMSLRVKKKQSSADKENAANELQSANNEEIKPSEDSDDEFYDVEKVDPNQEGPVADSADADSGMNVDANQEGHYPWKEELECLVRDGLPMALRGELWQAFVGIGARRVKGYYESLLAADDERENSKGSDSPTMEGKPKGSPFSSEKWKGQIEKDLPRTFPGHPALDEDGRNALRRLLTAYARHNPSVGYCQAMNFFAGLLLLLMPEENAFWALTGIMDDYFDGYFSEEMIECQVDQLVLEELVREKFPKLGLRIILVCIKISVYHDLAYMLTDNFDYFYAWFFAVNHLDYLGVQVAWVTGPWFLSIFMNMLPWESVLRVWDVLLFDGNRVMLFRTALALMELYGPALVTTKDAGDAVTLLQSLAGSTFDSSQLVLTACMGYQAVDEARLQELRNKHRPSVISSMEQRAKGLRVWRDTNGLASKLYNFKRDPEPLVSLSTEQLSDLTETSSGSTDDMYSGLTVNTEIDSLPDPKDQVVWLKVELCQLLEERRSAVLRADELETALMEMVKQDNRRELSAKVEQLEQELSDLRQALLDKQEQEQAMLQVLMRVEQEQKVTEDARIFAEQDAAAQKYAAHVLQEKYEEAMASLAQMENRAVMAETMLEATLQYQSSQQKAQLPSPSPSPRTPTRDASPGQVNQDSSQEFQPRRISLLAPFSLGWRDKNKGKQNISDESTNGNLNSNTEQMVDTPKKDDEKQGDSPQEGEQRVDTPRRDSEHRLDTPETTIKLEEQLEEIKLD; from the exons aTGAAGGCGAAGAGCCTCCCGTTCATCGCCTCGGAGCACAAGCG GGATGCATATGGATTCGCTGTGCGGCCACAACACTTGCAACGGTACAGAGAGTACGCAAACATCTACAAG gaggaggaagaggagagatcTGAGAGATGGAAGAATTTTCTGGATAGCCAAGCTGAGTACGATGAATCATCCGGAGAGGATCAGGATGCCAAGGTTTCACCATCCGCTGAGGATGAAGAAGCTGGCAAGAAAGCTGAGGATGGCAGGTCCAAATTGTCAGACGAACAGAAAGTGAAACAACAAAGACCACATAAGATTCAGATATGGTCGGAAATAAGGCCCTCCTTAGGCCACATTGGGGAGATGATGAGCTTGCGTGTCAAGAAGAAGCAATCTTCTGCAGATAAGGAGAATGCAGCGAATGAACTCCAATCTGCAAATAATGAAGAAATCAAACCCTCAGAGGACTCCGATGATGAGTTCTATGATGTAGAGAAAGTTGATCCCAACCAAGAAGGGCCTGTAGCTGATAGTGCTGATGCTGATTCAGGCATGAATGTTGATGCGAATCAAGAAGGGCATTATCCTTGGAAGGAAGAATTGGAATGCCTAGTCCGTGATGGGTTGCCAATGGCTCTGAGAGGAGAG CTATGGCAAGCTTTTGTTGGTATCGGAGCTCGTCGGGTGAAAGGCTACTACGAGTCTCTCCTTGCAGCTGATGATGAAAGAGAGAACAGCAAAGGTTCTGATTCTCCAACTATGGAAGGGAAACCAAAAGGATCGCCATTTTCTTCTGAAAAGTGGAAAGGGCAAATAGAGAAG GATTTGCCTAGAACGTTCCCAGGTCATCCCGCACTAGATGAGGATGGCAGAAATGCTTTAAGACGCTTGCTCACAGCTTATGCGAGACATAACCCATCAGTTGGTTACTGTCAG GCAATGAATTTCTTTGCTGGTCTGTTACTTCTCCTAATGCCAGAGGAGAATGCATTTTG GGCATTGACAGGCATTATGGATGATTATTTTGATGGCTACTTTTCTGAAGAAATGATAGAATGTCAG GTTGATCAGCTTGTTTTAGAGGAGTTAGTCCGGGAGAAATTTCCAAAACTAGGTTTGCGCATTATTCTTGTTTGTATTAAAATATCTGTATATCATGACTTGGCATATATGTTAACCGACAATTTTGACTACTTTTATGCATGGTTTTTTGCAGTAAATCACCTGGATTACCTCGGCGTTCAAGTTGCATGGGTTACTGGACCATGGTTTCTATCTATATTCATGAACATGCTACCATGGGAAAGTG TCCTTCGAGTTTGGGATGTGCTTCTGTTTGATGGAAATCGCGTGATGCTCTTTCGAACAGCTCTTGCCCTAATGGAGTTGTATG GTCCTGCGCTTGTGACAACAAAGGATGCTGGGGATGCTGTGACCCTTTTACAGTCTTTGGCTGGTTCTACTTTTGACAGCAGCCAACTTGTTTTAACTGCATGCATGGGTTATCAAGCTGTAGACGAAGCAAGGCTGCAAGAACTGCGAAATAAACACCGGCCATCTGTTATATCTTCAATGGAACAGAGAGCAAAAGGTCTTCGTGTTTGGAGGGACACCAATGGCCTTGCGTCAAAGCTCTATAATTTCAAGCGTGACCCTGAACCATTGGTGTCTTTATCAACAGAACAATTAAGTGACTTGACAGAAACTAGTTCTGGAAGTACAGATGACATGTATAGTGGCCTGACTGTCAACACTGAGATTGATTCTTTGCCTGATCCAAAAGACCAG GTGGTCTGGCTGAAGGTTGAGTTATGTCAACTGCTGGAGGAGAGAAGATCAGCTGTTCTGAG GGCTGATGAATTAGAGACAGCGCTGATGGAGATGGTTAAGCAGGATAATAGGCGGGAATTAAGCGCAAAG GTCGAGCAATTGGAACAGGAGTTATCTGATCTAAGGCAAGCTCTATTAGACAAGCAGGAACAGGAGCAAGCAATGCTTCAG GTCCTGATGCGTGTAGAGCAAGAACAGAAAGTCACTGAGGATGCGCGCATATTCGCTGAGCAAGATGCTGCTGCTCAGAAATATGCTGCACATGTGCTCCAG GAAAAGTATGAGGAAGCTATGGCTTCACTAGCACAAATGGAGAACAGAGCAGTCATGGCAGAAACTATGCTGGAAGCAACACTGCAGTATCAATCAAGCCAGCAAAAGGCACAATTGCCATCCCCTTCACCTTCTCCAAG gacACCAACAAGGGATGCATCACCTGGCCAAGTGAACCAAGATTCATCACAGGAGTTTCAACCTAGAAGAATAAGTTTGCTTGCTCCGTTTTCCCTTGGCTGGCGTGACAAGAACAAG GGCAAACAGAATATCTCCGACGAGTCAACAAACGGCAATCTTAATAGCAATACTGAGCAAATGGTTGACACACCCAAGAAGGATGATGAAAAGCAAGGAGACTCTCCACAGGAGGGTGAACAAAGAGTGGATACACCCAGAAGAGATAGTGAGCACAGATTAGACACGCCGGAGACCACAATAAAGTTGGAAGAACAGTTGGAAGAAATAAAGTTGGATTGA